The Curtobacterium poinsettiae DNA segment TTGATCAGGGTCTGCACGATCTCGGCCTCTGGCACGGTCTTGACGACCTGGCCCTTGACGAAGATCTGCCCCTTGCCGTTGCCCGAGGCCACGCCCAGGTCAGCCTCGCGCGCCTCACCGGGTCCGTTCACGACGCAGCCCATCACGGCGACACGGAGCGGGACGGTCATGCCCTCGAGCCCCTTCGTGACGTCGTTCGCGAGCTGGTAGACATCGACCTGCGCGCGACCGCAGCTCGGGCAGGAGACGATCTCGAGCTTCCGCTCGCGCAGGTTGAGCGACTGGAGGATCTGCAGGCCGACCTTGACCTCCTGCGCTGGCGGGGCGGAGAGCGACACGCGGATGGTGTCACCGATGCCCTCGGCCAGCAGGATGCCGAACGCGGTGGCGCTCTTGATCGTGCCCTGGAACTCCGGGCCGGCCTCGGTCACGCCGAGGTGCAGCGGCCAGTCGCCGGCGGCGGCGAGCTGCCGGTAGGCCTTGACCATCACGATCGGGTCGTTGTGCTTGACCGAGATCTTGAAGTCGTGGAAGTCGTGCTCCTCGAACAGGGAGGCTTCCCACACCGCGGACTCGACGAGCGCCTCGGGGGTGGCCTTGCCGTACTTCTGCAGCAGGCTCGGCTCGAGCGATCCCGCGTTCACGCCGATCCGGAGGGAGACGCCGGCGTCCTTGGCGGCCTTGGCGATCGCGCCGACCTGGTCGTCGAACTTGCGGATGTTGCCCGGGTTGACCCGGACGGCAGCACAGCCGGCGTCGATCGCCTGGAAGACGTACTTCGGCTGGAAGTGGATGTCGGCGATCACGGGGATCTGCGACTTCTTCGCGATGATCGCCAGCGCGTCGGCATCGTCCTGCGTGGGCACGGCGACCCGGACGATGTCGCAGCCCGACGCCGTGAGTTCGGCGATCTGCTGCAGCGTCGCGTTGATGTTGGTGGTCTGCGTCGTGGTCATCGACTGCACGGACACCGGGGCGTCGCCACCCACGAGCACCTTGCCGACCCGGATCTGCCGCGACTTGCGACGCGGAGCGAGGGTTTCGGGGGACTTGGG contains these protein-coding regions:
- the ispG gene encoding flavodoxin-dependent (E)-4-hydroxy-3-methylbut-2-enyl-diphosphate synthase, with product MPAVNLGMPKSPETLAPRRKSRQIRVGKVLVGGDAPVSVQSMTTTQTTNINATLQQIAELTASGCDIVRVAVPTQDDADALAIIAKKSQIPVIADIHFQPKYVFQAIDAGCAAVRVNPGNIRKFDDQVGAIAKAAKDAGVSLRIGVNAGSLEPSLLQKYGKATPEALVESAVWEASLFEEHDFHDFKISVKHNDPIVMVKAYRQLAAAGDWPLHLGVTEAGPEFQGTIKSATAFGILLAEGIGDTIRVSLSAPPAQEVKVGLQILQSLNLRERKLEIVSCPSCGRAQVDVYQLANDVTKGLEGMTVPLRVAVMGCVVNGPGEAREADLGVASGNGKGQIFVKGQVVKTVPEAEIVQTLINEANRIADEMGPAAATGTPQVIMAP